A genome region from Haliotis asinina isolate JCU_RB_2024 chromosome 11, JCU_Hal_asi_v2, whole genome shotgun sequence includes the following:
- the LOC137256573 gene encoding uncharacterized protein yields MQVFVALVCLLPSLSLWAADGQPENHIDLLGDPDRYNDKRQNYGVCCNGRRRAGKRSFNAESRLLKLLQYALQQPRVRQEEESLLERDVNLGDRHCCKTPNQLPPGHRVGREFESEQLQKEIMWKALLASEHSNSETDDVMKRGPVPVGVSFGG; encoded by the exons ATGCAAGTTTTTGTCGCCCTTGTGTGTTTGCTGCCCTCCCTCAGCTTATGGGCTGCAGATG GTCAACCCGAGAACCACATCGATCTCCTGGGGGATCCGGACAGGTACAATGATAAAA GACAAAACTATGGCGTTTGCTGCAACGGAAGACGAAGGGCGGGCAAGAG GAGTTTTAATGCTGAATCCAGGTTACTGAAACTTTTACAAT ATGCTCTTCAACAACCGCGTGTAAGACAAGAAGAGGAGAGTTTGCTGGAAAGGGACGTTAATTTGGGAG ACCGCCACTGCTGCAAAACACCAAACCA GCTCCCTCCTGGGCACAGAGTAGGGCGCGAGTTTGAATCCGAACAGTTGCAAAAAG AGATTATGTGGAAAGCTCTCCTTGCGTCTGAACATTCGAATTCTGAAACGGATGACGTCATGAAAAGGGGACCTG TTCCAGTAGGTGTCAGTTTTGGCGGATGA